One genomic window of Stieleria sp. JC731 includes the following:
- a CDS encoding mechanosensitive ion channel domain-containing protein, with product MDFQNHHIRVIFAASFAVLISFSQLAISQEQSPDPGDVSADQTAAESDTNQSASSDAIRSAIESQIDAIVTQQKSAATRLKDLSAEKLEAEQTLQRLKDSGLDDAPPYSIILLDEIHDNLKSERERRDLIQAGILTAREAVETTRVDLEAKNRDLRQLKEQLPETDGRIIVAEAEVRLAEETLTLRRQELSIEEATEKKRDLKSQIEKFRLDVVSSNVTFTKSELNEQLAEIKVRESELKRRSALLKSEANYAENRWLQSRQELDSSTAPNPILRERVEALKTAQQSTELESAVINQRLQRLPWIRTAWERRYELLKGDVSRIDRRDWIDETYQWQQTLDRERRARELKLDEVRNSLGNLTSRLENRGELDPQLVRWIEAHQASLNRQISIYNDSLIAIQNAASVLGNLLIQLEGGPKRTFAEWAADSWLTVQRFWNYELTNVDDTSLTVGKIVSTLLFLFFGYFAARLISGWLGSRLPRFGVEEAGAHAIESLSFYVLLICFGLGALKYASVPLTVFTFLGGAIAIGVGFGSQNILNNFISGLILLAERPIKAGDLIMVDDTYGNVKSIGARSTVIRTGENLDIIIPNSKFLENNVVNLTRRDDRLRTSISIGVAYGSPLERVIELLEQAAVEHESVHERPKPFVWFNDFGDNALAFQVHFWINARTVVQRKKIESEVRLAIDRLFREADIVIAFPQRDLHISNSEPIEFRMVDRG from the coding sequence ATGGACTTTCAAAATCATCACATTCGCGTGATCTTCGCAGCGTCATTCGCTGTGCTTATCTCTTTCTCGCAACTGGCAATCTCGCAAGAACAGTCTCCAGATCCTGGCGATGTCTCAGCTGATCAAACGGCTGCCGAAAGTGACACCAACCAATCGGCCTCCAGCGATGCGATCCGATCCGCGATTGAATCTCAAATCGATGCGATCGTCACACAGCAGAAATCAGCTGCAACAAGGCTGAAAGATCTTTCTGCGGAAAAATTGGAAGCGGAGCAGACACTTCAGCGATTGAAAGACAGCGGTCTTGATGACGCACCACCGTATTCGATCATCCTGCTTGATGAGATCCACGACAATTTAAAGAGTGAACGTGAACGGCGGGACCTGATACAGGCCGGCATCCTTACCGCTCGCGAAGCCGTCGAAACCACTCGAGTTGATCTGGAAGCCAAGAACCGCGACCTACGCCAGCTAAAAGAGCAACTTCCTGAAACCGATGGGCGCATCATTGTTGCTGAGGCGGAAGTTCGATTGGCGGAGGAGACCCTGACACTGCGACGGCAGGAATTGTCGATCGAGGAGGCGACGGAGAAGAAACGTGACTTGAAGTCTCAAATCGAAAAGTTTCGATTGGATGTGGTATCGAGCAACGTTACGTTCACAAAGTCTGAATTGAATGAACAACTTGCTGAAATTAAAGTCCGCGAAAGCGAACTTAAACGTCGCTCTGCACTACTGAAGTCTGAAGCGAATTATGCCGAAAACCGTTGGCTGCAAAGTCGCCAAGAGCTTGATTCGTCAACGGCTCCCAACCCGATTCTTCGAGAACGAGTTGAGGCTCTCAAAACGGCTCAACAATCAACAGAACTGGAAAGCGCTGTCATCAACCAGCGATTGCAGCGTTTACCTTGGATCCGAACCGCCTGGGAACGACGGTATGAGTTACTGAAAGGCGATGTATCTAGAATCGATCGTCGAGACTGGATCGATGAGACCTATCAGTGGCAACAGACACTGGATCGAGAACGTCGAGCCAGAGAATTAAAGCTTGACGAGGTTCGTAATTCGCTGGGCAACTTAACCAGTCGCCTGGAAAATCGAGGTGAACTGGATCCGCAACTTGTACGTTGGATCGAAGCGCATCAGGCTTCGCTGAATCGACAGATTTCGATCTATAACGACAGTTTGATCGCGATTCAAAATGCGGCCAGCGTTCTTGGGAATTTACTGATCCAGTTGGAAGGCGGCCCCAAACGAACGTTCGCTGAATGGGCAGCCGATAGCTGGCTGACCGTCCAGCGGTTTTGGAACTATGAGCTAACAAACGTTGACGATACTTCGTTAACCGTTGGCAAAATCGTTAGCACGTTGCTGTTCCTTTTCTTTGGTTACTTCGCGGCGCGTCTGATCAGCGGATGGCTAGGAAGTCGCCTTCCACGTTTTGGTGTCGAGGAAGCAGGTGCACATGCGATTGAATCTCTTTCGTTCTACGTGTTGCTAATCTGCTTTGGCTTGGGAGCACTGAAATACGCGAGTGTGCCGCTAACCGTTTTTACCTTCCTTGGTGGAGCAATCGCGATCGGGGTCGGTTTCGGAAGCCAAAACATCCTGAACAATTTCATTAGTGGTCTTATTTTGCTAGCCGAAAGGCCGATCAAAGCTGGCGACTTGATCATGGTGGATGACACCTACGGGAACGTCAAATCGATTGGTGCTCGAAGCACCGTGATCCGCACCGGTGAGAACTTGGACATCATTATTCCGAATAGTAAATTCCTGGAAAACAACGTCGTCAACCTTACCCGGCGTGACGATCGGCTACGGACTTCGATCAGCATTGGAGTAGCCTATGGATCGCCGTTGGAACGAGTGATCGAGTTGTTAGAGCAAGCCGCGGTTGAACACGAGTCGGTTCATGAGCGACCGAAACCGTTTGTCTGGTTCAACGATTTTGGAGACAACGCTTTGGCGTTCCAAGTCCATTTTTGGATTAACGCAAGGACCGTTGTTCAGCGCAAGAAAATCGAAAGCGAAGTCCGGCTGGCGATCGACCGGCTGTTTCGTGAAGCGGATATTGTGATTGCGTTTCCGCAGAGAGATTTACATATCAGTAATTCGGAACCGATTGAATTTCGGATGGTCGATCGAGGGTGA
- a CDS encoding ATPase, which translates to MTRQAPDSTHQVISEPSMASGWIQPNQCRNLLVLVESVTAPLLIDHSAPVCLEVDIDVSVPVPCDNTRAADLITAISRQALEAMPDGGDLMITACCTENGVELEIADSGMDTNHRERALPIAAAAVGADLKWQNCPQGGVAVTIYFPAKSAQSRLAA; encoded by the coding sequence ATGACTCGGCAAGCACCTGATTCCACTCACCAAGTGATATCGGAGCCTAGTATGGCCAGCGGATGGATCCAGCCTAATCAGTGTCGCAATCTTCTTGTGCTCGTCGAATCGGTCACTGCGCCGTTGTTGATTGACCATTCCGCCCCAGTCTGCCTGGAAGTGGACATTGACGTCAGCGTTCCGGTCCCGTGCGACAACACGCGTGCAGCCGACCTGATCACCGCGATCAGCCGTCAAGCGTTGGAAGCGATGCCTGACGGCGGCGATTTGATGATCACCGCGTGCTGTACGGAAAATGGCGTCGAGCTGGAAATCGCTGATAGCGGGATGGACACAAACCATCGAGAACGAGCATTGCCGATCGCGGCCGCAGCTGTGGGTGCTGATCTGAAATGGCAAAACTGCCCTCAAGGCGGAGTCGCGGTGACGATCTATTTCCCAGCCAAATCTGCTCAAAGTCGACTGGCCGCCTGA
- a CDS encoding PDZ domain-containing protein translates to MKRPHRVILGSIVLTAFAFGSTSEAKAQRLLQRLRERISVQLQNQQPPAAGDKDKNPDAKEDAAGQPTVAPLSRLQPNPASQYRNQPGGGVRSDGRDLEQSGEPAMAPAVTPQSAERSPANGGFGASVLQPLEPVDTDQQKASIGISGADGRIGRYSGIQVTSILPHSEAARAGLREGDFIFMINQASTPTIADLAKELVRYSPGDQVTLRIGQAGVVKDIDVVLVSRSGKPAATQPLDLNAPQVGMEINNPPSAVVNPQQQDRQQAKASVSVLTSLGAEVASAGRQRGVVVTSLLPGQIGAASGLKVNDRIISINGRMVADQAALQQQIVSLEKAYELGVIRNDDLVQVAIDQSQSNTASGDTASGNSASDASTGKSILGGFGSMFGGFGAGAATEPSKIPAKADFDELPSPKEVDVLSLEQDFPEPVKVTENSDKETAGKTEIQSEIDRLNERLRELKSKLDSDQ, encoded by the coding sequence ATGAAGCGTCCTCATCGAGTAATCCTCGGCTCCATTGTTTTGACAGCATTCGCGTTTGGATCCACATCTGAAGCGAAGGCACAGCGTTTGTTGCAGCGATTGCGCGAGCGAATCAGTGTGCAATTGCAAAATCAGCAGCCACCGGCTGCGGGTGACAAAGACAAAAATCCAGACGCGAAAGAGGATGCTGCGGGGCAGCCCACGGTAGCTCCACTGTCGCGATTGCAGCCCAACCCGGCATCTCAATACCGCAACCAGCCTGGGGGGGGCGTCCGTTCCGACGGGCGTGATTTGGAGCAGTCCGGCGAACCTGCAATGGCTCCAGCGGTAACACCGCAGTCTGCTGAACGTTCACCAGCAAACGGGGGTTTCGGAGCGTCGGTATTGCAGCCGCTCGAACCAGTCGACACCGACCAACAGAAAGCTTCGATCGGAATCTCGGGTGCTGATGGACGCATCGGACGATACTCGGGAATCCAAGTCACCAGCATATTGCCACATTCAGAAGCAGCACGGGCTGGGCTTCGTGAAGGCGACTTCATCTTTATGATCAACCAAGCGTCGACGCCAACGATCGCGGACTTGGCGAAGGAGCTTGTGCGGTACAGCCCCGGCGATCAGGTCACGCTGCGTATCGGACAAGCCGGCGTGGTCAAAGACATCGACGTTGTCTTGGTCAGTCGGTCCGGCAAACCCGCAGCAACTCAGCCTCTAGATTTGAACGCTCCTCAAGTCGGAATGGAGATCAATAATCCCCCTTCGGCAGTTGTCAATCCTCAGCAGCAAGATCGCCAGCAGGCCAAGGCGAGCGTCTCTGTGCTAACTAGCTTAGGTGCCGAAGTCGCATCAGCCGGACGTCAGCGAGGTGTTGTCGTCACATCGCTTCTTCCCGGCCAAATCGGTGCGGCAAGTGGTTTGAAAGTCAACGATCGAATCATCAGTATCAACGGACGCATGGTTGCTGACCAAGCCGCGCTACAGCAGCAGATCGTCTCATTGGAAAAAGCTTATGAGCTAGGGGTGATTCGCAACGATGACTTAGTGCAAGTCGCGATCGATCAAAGTCAATCGAATACTGCTTCCGGCGACACTGCTTCCGGCAACTCGGCAAGTGACGCGTCGACTGGTAAGTCAATCCTTGGCGGCTTCGGTTCAATGTTCGGCGGCTTCGGTGCTGGTGCAGCAACAGAGCCAAGTAAGATTCCGGCGAAGGCGGATTTTGATGAGTTGCCGTCGCCCAAGGAAGTCGATGTGTTGTCGTTGGAGCAGGACTTTCCGGAGCCAGTCAAGGTAACCGAAAACTCCGACAAAGAAACGGCCGGCAAGACTGAAATCCAAAGTGAGATCGACCGGCTCAACGAACGATTGCGTGAACTAAAATCAAAGCTCGATTCCGATCAGTAG